From the Erpetoichthys calabaricus chromosome 12, fErpCal1.3, whole genome shotgun sequence genome, the window gatggatgttgaaagTATTGTGAGGGTGTCAGAATTTTATGTATGAAAAATACACATATCtaacctgtttttctttttcttcctcactTACTCAGTGGGTATTCCTTCCATCAAGTGGTGCGGTGCAGAGGGCGATTACAATGTAATGGTGATGGAACTGCTGGGTCCAAGTCTGGAGGACCTCTTTAATTTCTGTTCTCGCAAATTCAGCCTGAAGACCGTCCTTTTGTTGGCTGACCAGATGGTATGTGCCCCACTCCATTTCTCTTAGAAAACCTTGTTAAACTTGATTCCTGGAAACACAATATAATACCTCTCTACCAAAGTAGTCACAAAATTGTCTTAATTTGGTTTCTGTACCACTATAATCAAATTTCCTATGGTAATGAGAATTTAGGGAGTCACTGCTCTCATTAGGCACTAGATAGGCAATGACTTTAGTCATAAATAGTAAGATTTTGGGGCATATTCTAAACATTACTGTTGCCCATTTTCATGGGCTTTACAagtttctcattttttaaaattttttgtgaaAGTTTACACATTCAGAATACAAATGTTGTATGTGGTGTTGAGTCTGGCACAAAGTTGGATGGCTTTTCTTAGTAAAATGGGCAGATATTTATATTGCACTAATTGGgaccaaaaaaaaagtaaataaaggaaGAACCgcatgtttgtgtattttttatgtaatttaccAGAATGTGTAAAGCTAGGCATGTTAACTCTTGATTTATCCCTATGTGCATGTCCAGTTAGTTTGGAATGTGAGTGGGGGAGTTAAATATGGAAAGTTTATCTATGTTAAGTGTTTGACAAGAGTTTGTCTCCCTTCTTAAAGAAGGGTTGTAATTATTTTCTCAGCTGTTTATAATATTTCTTGCATTCTCAATCTACCTTTACTTTATCTTCCTGCATATCTCTTTAATTTCCTATTTTCAGATCAGTCGGATTGAATATATTCATTCCAAGAACTTCATCCATAGGGACGTGAAGCCAGACAATTTCCTTATGGGCCtggggaaaaaaggaaatttggTTTACATCATTGATTTTGGTCTTGCTAAGAAATACCGTGATGCCAGAACACACCAGCACATACCATACCGTGAAAATAAGAACCTTACTGGCACGGCCCGCTATGCCTCTATCAACACCCATCTTGGCATTGGTAAGTACAGGGAGTGCTGCAATGGCAAGGGAGGATCCTAATGAATGCGTTTGAGTTGGGCCAGTAGAACCACTGGCTCCTTAGCTGAAAGGAATAACCACAATTTTGTTGTAAGAATAGGGAAAACTGTATCTTAAAGAAGCTCAAGGAGCGTAAACTGTCAGGCAGTTGGAAATGAATTTTATTAGAAATGTGGCTTTACAAATCTCTTCTAGTAGAAGAACAGTTTTGCAATcaaaaatactacattttaatgttttttattaaggTAATTGAAAAATGTTACCTTTTCACTGAATAAAAATGGCTAAATCATATTCATGGCCTATTTCAAAAtatacatccatttttttttaatatgcagtgGTAATAAAATTTGTAGTCAATGTCCAGGGGGAGATTAAATTTGGTCAATTTCTGTTTATGCCCAAAGATAAGACCTGACCAATATTTAATATATCCTAGTAAAATTAGTAAGTTAAAAGTAAAGGTAGTTCTGTGGCATAAATTTCCTTTGATTaggatatattttacattttcattatgttcAGTCATATATCCAGCCACAGTATTTAACGCTGTTGCAAGTTAATGGTGCTAAACATAACTTCACACTTTTTTGCATGAATCAGTGAGCATGAGGATATTTCCAATCAAAAGAATTGCAAATCTCTCAAACTAAAAATCACACTTTAAAGGTGAACTGATCAACATGAAATATAAACATATCAAAATTTTAATTCCTGGGAGTAAAACCACAAGAGAGTACAGTGGCATGGCACTCAAGCAAACAAATATAATAACACAACAGATTCTACCATTTACTTCTTCAAAATCTATAAACAGatacaaatgaaaaatagaaatacaaacaagTGGGGGGGGTTAGAAGCAATGTAGTATAAAAGTGTTAAGAAATGTAGCAACATGACAATACATTTTGCagcataaaagtatatatttcaaaaatattaacttaaaatgtaataaataacacAGTGCAACTAAATGACAGCGTGTGGTTGAATGTTGAAGTTGTACCTGTGGAGACGTAGATGACTGTATGGCAAACAAATTGTGGATCCTTGTGTCTATAAAATGACTGTGACTTGAGAGAAATATTTGTTTGTATGCCTGTTGATATGCTTCTCTTTGTTATCTAGGGTGCATACATTAGGTTACTTGGGAAAAGCCTAAACCTGATCACCTTACATGTTTGTTTTGTAGAGCAATCCAGACGTGATGACTTGGAATCCCTGGGCTATGTTCTCATGTACTTCAATCTGGGCTCCCTGCCCTGGCAGGGCCTCAAAGCTGCCACCAAGAGACAAAAATATGAGAGAATCAGTGAGAAGAAAATGTCCACACCCATCGAGGTGCTCTGTAAGGGCTACCCTTGTAAGTATTGGATTAAAAGGATAAAAGTATTATCTAGCACAAGATGATGCTTTCTTGTCAGCTAAAATAGAACATAGTACTACGATATAAGATGCTAGCCATTTATTACCAAAGTCTACTTGTCGTAGTATCCACTTGACTATGAAGCTCTTTCCTGAGTTTTACCTTTATTGGATAGACTGCTTTGACCGGGAATGGTGTGAAGCAGCCTAACAGGCTCCTCATGATGTCTTATAGACCTGTACCACTATTTTAACATGGTCATACTTGTTGTTACATCATTATGAACTCCTCTTTTCTTCGATTAGAAGAGAAACTTGACCAGGTTTAGCAACctactatttttaataataaGGGAATCTGCATTGCTAGTCACAGCCATAGCACCTGCTGTTACTCCTCTCTTACTTTCTCACATTGCCCTCAACCCCGTGTCAtttccacatatttttttttacacagatcCATCCTTACGGAAGAATTGAGTAGAAATAACGTCAAGTAAGAGTGCATAATCTCCATATTGTTTAAAGACCAATGACAACTGTATTAGACTTAACTAAACTGCTGAATCttgagaggaaaaaaataataaaaataaataaaaactgcgaTATTACACACACTGTAGTAAGGaaccgagcaaaaaaaaaaaaaaagttatctagATAATCTAAGATTACATCATACAACTTTTTGCCCTAGTGGAGAAATATTACATTCTCCACCTTGGTATATTAGACAATGAGagtatttaaattattgacagtATCATGGAGATATGGCTTACAGTTGCAATTTTAAAGCACAAATTAAAGAGAGAGTATATCTTAATCTTTGTTGAGGCTAATGTGTCTTGTTTAGTTGGGTTGCATACTTTCCTTCTATATTGAATAATGGGTATATTATAATGTTAGGAAGACTGTATTATACTGTTTTCATAAAAATGTCTGAGGCAGCATCTGTGAATCATCACAAAATCCCaagtttttactgctaatgaaGTTCATTATTCACTTTCCTGGTCATAGTGTGGGTAGTTCTTCCTTTGATCAACTCCTTTTCCGGAACTAACCTTTCCAGTTCAGGGAGCAAACCTGGACAGGTCATCAAAAAAGCATATTATACATGTAATTATACCAGAACAAAGTGAAATCGCTAGTCCACAAAATCGCATGTCTCTTGTTTATCAGAAGAAGGTCTTCCTAGAAAACAAAGCTAACATGAAtttagagagaacatgcagactccaacaAAAGACAACCAAGGATCAAACTAGAGTTAATTTGATACAAcactactgcaccactgtgccaacaCTATTATAATATGAATGCATGGAACATATTTAAGTGTAAATTCAGcatatatgcaacatttttaagaGATTTCTTAAATTATTAGTGTATAACTCCAGTTTcaaaaaaacacttaaattacagggtcacagggaacaaTTATTGGTAATTACTATTGTTTGGCAGATGTGTTTATCTGTGGCAATTTATAAGATTAGgataatttacagtatgtttatgtacatatatatatactgtgagaggcagtggttgaactggcaaacttatgatttttaaaatccacTTCATTAGGTACCAGACCACTCTGCAGGTATTCTGTATGAACTGTGTGACTGAGCTAGtgcatttgtccatccatccattttccaacccgctgaatccgaacacattgtaattctgtaaaaatataatgtttaatggcattattatttttataataaacttaAAATTGAAATACAATTATTAATGAGCAAAATTTATGTGCATTTGTATTTTCTGGAAAGGTGTAGAAGAATGAGTATGCTTTATATAGCTACATATGTATTATAGGAGGCAAtacgtattttaaaatattactataaCTTTTGtgtattactgtgttttttttatttttattatatatatttaaaatgtgatatAGGCGCTTGGTTGGTGCCAACCCGACACACTCACaacggaggcacatgtaaaatgaaccaaagatttattttttcttcacctgtggggcacatctttgtcttccactcctcccagggcagctttgtcctcctcctcccaactctggcgccctgagtagtggctgcaagctcctcttatagcccacccggaagtgctgcaggtgctcattaacctacttctggctgcacttctggttGTGGCTGCGCTCCCGCCCAGACGGGCTTGTTAACCCATGCATCTCCCCCTGGCagaggccacggagcccaaccaagatgagctccggtgttccatgaaagtggccccaatgcaacccaggggggctgccaacaaaggttccgaaGGACGAAGCGTGGcacccatggctgctcccccagatctagTGACAAAGTGGCgtcccggctgtctgccacaaaaGTTATAAGAATGCAAAATcatcttggggaaaaaaaatgctttgtttgATGCAGGATTGGAAGCCCAGAGCCTGTAGATGTACAATATATAGTGTGTTACTTTTTCTGCCTTTAATGTTGCCTATTCATCTTTTacctctattgatttgtttgcttccttGCAGCCGAGTTTTCAACTTACCTGAACTTCTGCCGCTCCCTGCGGTTTGATGACAAGCCAGACTATTCATACCTGAGGCAACTCTTTCGAAACCTCTTCCACCGGCAGGGATTCTCGTATGACTATGTGTTTGACTGGAATATGCTCAAATTTGTAAGTAGTAAGCTTTTTTTTGGCTGGTTAGAGATCTGTATACTTTATCATGCCAATGTAAACAATTGTCCAACTTCTAAATAGACTTCAtctgtgtaataataatattgtaacaaGTTATTTTTAGTAAtcaaatattaatattgttaataaattgcTTTAGCAGAAGTATACTGTAAATGACGTGAAAAAGgtatacatttttaagaaaatgagCAGTTAGCAAATGCATTTTCAAAAGCATTCAAACTTCTCCACTGGCACtgtaattaacttgtaaaatAACTCACTGTCATGGAGTTGAAAGCGGTTGCCtctatttgtaaaataaacatttttatacataaaaatacatttgaccCTGTGAAATAGCTGCTAAATACacagattttaaaatatcatCAAATTGTTAATGCACAATTTTCACACCTTTCTATTGAAATTCTGCAAGATCGGAATTTTGTTATATGGTTAAGGATAGTAACAACACTTCTCCTAAAGTTCATCTGACACTGTCACAGCTTCACTCTGATCTGTTAATCTTTTTCTGGCCCCCATTCAATCACTCTGTTCTTTAAATAGGATACTGAACAGGATAAGAAATCCCTTGGAATACATGCCAGtctaaagaaaaatgattttttcccAAATTATCACTATGGAATTGTCATTATCTTGTTTAGTAATTCTAGGTAAAGCAATAGTACATTTTTGGGAACACTTGTTATTTAAAATTGGGTATTTACATTGCTAAACAGGGCCAATGAGCAAGGGTCTTAACTTCAGAAATGCTCCAgcatgctgtacaatggctgaccctgtgcactgacctccaaaggtcatgcaaaaaaacaatttctccttgggaacttgtaaaataaaaataaataaaaaaataatatatatatatatatatacagtgggtatggaaagtattcagacccccttcaatttttcactctttgtcatattgcagccatttgctaaaatcatttaaattaatttttttcctcattaatgtacacacagcaccccatattgacagacaaaaaaaagaatttttgaaattgttgcagatttattaaaaaagaaaaactgaaatatcacatggtcctaagtattcagaccctttgctcagtatttagtagaagcacccttttgagctaatacagccatgagtcttcttgggaaagatgcaacaagtttttcacacctggatttggggatactctgccattcctccttgcagatcctctccagttctgtcaggttggatggtaaatgttggtggacagccatttttaggtctctccagagatgctcaattgggtttaagtcagggctctggctgggccattcaagaacagtcacagagttgttgtgcagccactccttcgttattttagctgtgtgcttagggtcattgtcttgttggaaggtaaaccttcggcccagtctgagttccttagcactctggagaaggtctttgtccaggatatccctgtacttggccgcattcatctttccctcgattgcaaccagtcgtcctgtccctgcagctgaaaaacacccccacagcat encodes:
- the LOC114661850 gene encoding casein kinase I gives rise to the protein MELRVGNKYRLGRKIGSGSFGDIYLGANIATGEEVAIKLECVKTKHPQLHIESKFYKMMQGGVGIPSIKWCGAEGDYNVMVMELLGPSLEDLFNFCSRKFSLKTVLLLADQMISRIEYIHSKNFIHRDVKPDNFLMGLGKKGNLVYIIDFGLAKKYRDARTHQHIPYRENKNLTGTARYASINTHLGIEQSRRDDLESLGYVLMYFNLGSLPWQGLKAATKRQKYERISEKKMSTPIEVLCKGYPSEFSTYLNFCRSLRFDDKPDYSYLRQLFRNLFHRQGFSYDYVFDWNMLKFGAGRTPEEGDRERREHDREERIVQTRSSAARALPPGPAAGAASNRVRNGPEPVMSTPVSRVQQSGNTSPRAISRAERERKVSMRLHRGAPANISSSDLTARQEVARISASQASMPFDHLGK